In one uncultured Methanoregula sp. genomic region, the following are encoded:
- a CDS encoding PKD domain-containing protein codes for MSENLTIGLIIVMGVALSITVVVLLLGGEIIQQKSAFISAGIDQLTPSEKNVIQLSHKGGDSASLNSDALLYSMDIFIDTSSGSYLLLPPSGVDTFKPGTNLYIYNNTGVYTLTSERTVATSANTLVPTQGVGVRLVDNLTHQVIAQWHSLDIEEKGGTIDSPVVSFAADATSGPVTHTFTFTDSSTNTPTSWAWTFGDAGTSTDKNPTHQYTAAGKYTVALTATNAGGSNTLTKTDYITVSAAPVAGFAADATSGPLTHTFTFTDSSTNTPTSWAWTFGDAGTSTDQNPTHQYTAAGKYTVALTATNAGGSNTATKTDYITVSAAPVASFTVNPSSGYTTQTFTFTDTSTNTPTSWAWTFGDGGTSTDKNPTHQYTTTGTKTVALTATNAGGSNTVTNTVTVTNPPAPVASFTESPSSGPTTQTFTFTDSSTNTPTSWAWTFGDGGTSTAQNPTHQYTTTGTKTISLTATNAGGSNTASNTVTVRSATHTITASITSGSSRGSISPSGAVTVADGGSQSFTMTPKSGRRISSVTVDGTALSGFPLGYNVPYTYSLFTNVIADHTIKVVFS; via the coding sequence ATGAGCGAAAATCTCACGATTGGCCTGATCATTGTGATGGGAGTGGCCTTGTCCATCACAGTTGTCGTTTTACTATTAGGTGGGGAAATTATCCAGCAGAAATCCGCTTTTATCTCGGCGGGTATTGACCAGCTGACTCCTTCAGAGAAAAATGTCATCCAGCTTTCCCACAAAGGCGGGGACAGTGCATCCCTGAACAGCGACGCTCTCCTGTATTCGATGGATATTTTTATTGATACTTCATCGGGAAGTTACCTGTTACTCCCGCCATCCGGCGTGGATACCTTCAAACCAGGAACAAATCTCTATATTTACAACAATACCGGCGTCTATACACTGACAAGCGAGCGGACGGTCGCCACCTCTGCCAACACCCTGGTTCCGACGCAGGGGGTTGGCGTGCGGCTTGTGGACAATCTGACTCACCAGGTCATTGCACAATGGCATTCACTGGATATCGAGGAGAAAGGCGGCACGATCGACAGCCCCGTTGTAAGTTTCGCAGCTGACGCAACGTCAGGGCCTGTTACCCATACATTCACATTCACGGACAGTTCAACCAACACTCCCACGTCATGGGCATGGACATTTGGCGACGCGGGAACTTCGACTGACAAGAACCCCACCCACCAGTATACTGCTGCTGGCAAGTATACCGTTGCTCTCACGGCAACGAATGCCGGGGGAAGCAATACTCTCACGAAGACTGATTACATTACTGTCAGCGCAGCACCGGTTGCGGGTTTCGCAGCTGACGCAACGTCAGGGCCTCTTACCCATACGTTCACATTCACGGACAGTTCAACCAACACTCCCACATCGTGGGCATGGACTTTTGGCGACGCGGGAACTTCGACTGATCAGAACCCCACCCACCAATATACTGCTGCTGGCAAGTATACTGTTGCTCTCACGGCAACGAATGCCGGGGGGAGCAATACGGCCACGAAGACTGATTATATTACCGTCAGCGCAGCACCGGTAGCGAGCTTCACGGTTAACCCATCGTCAGGATACACGACCCAGACATTCACGTTCACGGATACATCTACCAACACTCCCACGTCATGGGCATGGACTTTTGGCGATGGCGGGACTTCGACTGACAAGAACCCCACTCACCAGTACACCACTACCGGCACGAAAACCGTTGCACTCACGGCAACAAACGCCGGGGGCAGCAATACGGTCACGAATACCGTTACGGTGACCAACCCTCCGGCACCGGTAGCCAGCTTCACGGAAAGCCCGTCATCAGGACCCACCACACAGACATTCACATTCACGGACAGTTCGACCAATACTCCAACATCATGGGCATGGACATTTGGTGACGGGGGGACTTCGACTGCCCAGAACCCCACTCACCAGTATACTACAACCGGCACGAAAACCATTTCACTCACAGCAACAAACGCCGGGGGCAGCAATACGGCTTCGAATACCGTTACGGTCAGATCAGCCACCCATACAATAACTGCGTCAATCACTTCCGGGTCAAGCCGGGGATCGATATCCCCCTCGGGAGCCGTAACCGTTGCGGATGGAGGAAGTCAGTCGTTTACGATGACCCCGAAGAGTGGCAGGCGTATCTCAAGCGTAACGGTAGATGGCACTGCGCTATCCGGATTCCCCCTTGGCTATAACGTTCCCTATACTTACAGCTTGTTCACGAACGTTATTGCCGATCATACCATTAAAGTAGTATTTTCTTAA
- the brxD gene encoding BREX system ATP-binding protein BrxD, translating into MNTPEPERLDRRRLESINIINALRRGTVPAGGLERIAVGLDVEEGVIAKQLDYVAEGGGDTKFIRGEYGSGKTFLVARALEIARMRGFVTSQVVISSSTPLYRLKGIYQQICANLRTGEEEHALKTIIDNWLFSMEEKILSVASGDQSDAALEVSTEREIENALSAISEMNSSLAAALRTYYQSNNAGDFHTAQAALGWLSAEPNIGRDFKQKAGIRGDIDDTIAFIFLRGLVSIIHGAGYRGLAIAVDEMETTQGLQRAQREKGYQTLVQIIDALDRGGMPRCYFLFTGTPALYDGSRGIRSVPPLFDRISVVQDDEFRNPRQPQIVLSKFDTGKLELVALKVMDVYAQAYTEPDRERISHRFIRAMIRKITTRFGGRVDVIPRIFLKEFVDILDKCELYDDYDPAGVYDFDAGHLKGELTKEEEAVMVVRF; encoded by the coding sequence ATGAATACACCGGAACCTGAACGGCTGGACCGGCGCCGGCTTGAGAGCATCAACATCATCAATGCGCTCAGGCGGGGGACCGTGCCTGCAGGAGGCCTTGAACGGATCGCGGTCGGGCTCGATGTAGAGGAAGGCGTTATCGCAAAACAGCTCGATTACGTGGCCGAGGGAGGTGGTGACACAAAGTTCATCCGGGGGGAATACGGGAGCGGAAAGACGTTCCTTGTCGCACGTGCCCTTGAGATTGCACGGATGAGGGGTTTTGTCACATCCCAGGTTGTTATCTCCTCTTCCACACCCCTCTACCGGCTCAAGGGAATCTACCAGCAGATCTGTGCCAACCTGCGGACCGGCGAAGAGGAGCATGCCCTCAAGACGATCATCGACAACTGGCTCTTCTCCATGGAGGAAAAAATACTTTCAGTTGCTTCCGGGGATCAATCCGATGCAGCACTCGAAGTATCAACCGAACGGGAGATTGAAAATGCACTCTCCGCCATTTCCGAGATGAACTCATCTCTTGCTGCAGCACTGCGTACCTATTACCAGTCCAACAATGCCGGCGACTTCCACACGGCACAGGCAGCGCTCGGGTGGCTCTCTGCCGAGCCCAATATCGGCAGGGACTTCAAGCAGAAAGCAGGAATCCGGGGAGATATCGATGACACTATCGCGTTCATATTCCTCAGGGGACTCGTCTCGATCATCCATGGCGCAGGCTACCGGGGGCTTGCCATTGCAGTCGACGAGATGGAAACCACGCAGGGACTTCAGCGGGCCCAGCGGGAGAAGGGCTACCAGACCCTCGTCCAGATCATCGATGCGCTGGATCGTGGCGGGATGCCGCGCTGCTACTTCCTTTTTACGGGCACACCGGCCCTGTACGACGGATCCCGTGGAATCCGGTCGGTTCCCCCGCTGTTCGACCGGATCAGCGTGGTCCAGGACGATGAGTTCCGGAACCCGCGCCAGCCCCAGATCGTGTTGTCCAAGTTCGATACCGGGAAACTGGAACTCGTGGCCCTCAAGGTTATGGATGTCTATGCACAGGCATATACCGAACCGGACCGGGAGCGTATCTCCCACCGCTTCATCCGGGCAATGATCCGGAAGATCACGACACGGTTCGGGGGACGGGTAGATGTAATCCCGAGGATCTTCTTAAAAGAGTTCGTGGATATTCTCGATAAATGCGAGCTCTACGACGATTACGACCCCGCCGGGGTGTATGATTTCGATGCCGGACACCTCAAAGGCGAACTCACAAAAGAGGAGGAAGCCGTCATGGTAGTCAGATTCTGA
- a CDS encoding tetratricopeptide repeat protein: MTEFPEDKKREAFRLFEDGKYQESLLLCTALLESEKDSAIEVLAATNLYNTGRLEDAEVFFRDLARKMPDSSYVHSYLAKVLEGRGDEGAIAEYATAVHLDPGNQDALRSYAEYLIGHRDYRGALPVLRRLLQAGKNSSDRKSLMRALIEAGESGEALAIHAAHNDPELSHEYLDALVLTGDYRDAFESGLRLYHETGNPDIQRTYLDALARYDLPAALEAYAGYVAGVAGHPHAGILCDYILLLKAGKQYEEALARTRNLLSCDHGPAGRLLECELLAELGKKDDALAAYEAIIRDELAARSDPDVLSRIICRYRRFLVNTLPIDEATQRLLDNVSKDVNVASLLETARFFADLKQDNEARSWYYRAYRADFLAGGPSYARFLSDHGDERECEKVMLYILSNVRKGSDLIHIAAVILDDHYRMYRFRRLMEQLIKKLSERRTMLDSEGLELLSIAFFIIATNALEEADYAGCKYSCLCGMDVIPHHSRTVRLEDYLRLIRECKEQSVADRPVMQTVQVKERVQKISVAQVITDQLGLSGQEQKVVAFLRSHRKASEMDLRTLLGTRRVVGMVNRIIQKAASEGLSLIEKKGIGEDGEIYEYTGT; encoded by the coding sequence ATGACTGAATTTCCCGAGGACAAAAAGAGAGAGGCGTTCCGGCTTTTCGAGGACGGGAAGTACCAGGAATCACTTCTCCTCTGCACGGCACTTTTAGAATCAGAAAAAGATTCTGCCATCGAAGTCCTTGCTGCAACAAATCTCTATAATACCGGCAGGCTTGAGGATGCCGAAGTCTTTTTCCGCGATCTTGCCCGGAAGATGCCGGACTCGTCCTATGTCCACAGTTATCTGGCAAAGGTTCTCGAAGGCCGGGGGGATGAAGGGGCGATAGCCGAGTACGCAACAGCAGTCCATCTCGATCCAGGCAACCAGGACGCATTGCGGAGTTATGCAGAGTACCTGATCGGTCACCGGGATTACCGTGGGGCGCTGCCGGTCCTGCGCCGGCTTCTGCAGGCAGGCAAAAACTCAAGCGACAGGAAAAGTCTGATGCGGGCACTCATTGAAGCCGGGGAGTCCGGTGAAGCACTTGCTATCCACGCAGCCCATAATGATCCGGAATTGTCGCACGAATACCTCGACGCACTGGTCCTGACGGGAGATTACCGGGATGCATTCGAGTCCGGTCTCCGCCTGTATCACGAGACCGGAAATCCCGACATCCAGAGAACGTACCTGGATGCCCTTGCACGATATGACCTGCCGGCAGCTCTCGAAGCCTATGCCGGTTATGTCGCAGGTGTCGCAGGTCATCCTCATGCAGGGATTTTGTGCGATTACATCCTTCTCTTAAAAGCCGGGAAACAGTACGAGGAAGCACTTGCGCGTACCAGGAATCTGCTCTCCTGCGATCACGGACCCGCCGGCCGGCTGCTCGAATGCGAACTTCTTGCAGAACTCGGAAAGAAAGATGACGCACTTGCCGCGTACGAGGCCATTATCAGGGACGAACTGGCAGCCCGGAGCGATCCCGACGTACTGTCCCGCATCATCTGCCGGTACCGCAGGTTTCTCGTGAATACCCTTCCTATTGACGAGGCCACGCAGCGACTCCTTGATAATGTCTCAAAAGATGTCAATGTCGCAAGTCTTCTCGAAACCGCACGCTTTTTTGCCGACCTGAAACAGGATAATGAGGCCCGCTCCTGGTATTACCGGGCATACCGGGCAGATTTCCTCGCAGGGGGCCCGTCCTATGCCCGGTTTCTCTCGGATCACGGAGATGAGCGCGAGTGCGAGAAGGTAATGCTCTATATCCTTTCCAATGTCAGGAAAGGATCCGACCTTATCCATATCGCAGCAGTGATTCTGGATGACCACTACAGGATGTACCGTTTCCGGCGGCTCATGGAGCAGCTGATCAAGAAGTTGTCCGAACGGCGGACTATGCTCGACTCGGAGGGGCTGGAGCTCCTATCCATTGCCTTTTTCATTATCGCAACCAATGCTCTGGAAGAGGCGGACTATGCGGGCTGCAAGTACAGCTGCCTGTGCGGGATGGACGTCATACCCCACCATTCCCGTACGGTCCGGCTTGAGGATTACCTCCGGCTGATCCGGGAATGCAAGGAGCAGTCAGTCGCCGATCGTCCGGTTATGCAGACAGTACAGGTAAAAGAGCGGGTCCAAAAGATCTCGGTTGCGCAGGTAATTACGGATCAGCTCGGCCTTTCCGGGCAGGAACAGAAGGTAGTCGCGTTCCTCCGCTCGCACCGCAAAGCAAGTGAGATGGATTTACGCACCCTGCTTGGAACCCGGAGAGTAGTCGGGATGGTCAACAGGATCATCCAGAAGGCGGCATCCGAAGGCCTGTCGCTCATTGAGAAAAAAGGAATCGGGGAAGACGGGGAGATCTATGAATACACCGGAACCTGA
- a CDS encoding dolichyl-phosphate beta-glucosyltransferase produces MTASPEEHYSLIIPAYNEEKRITQLFDAISGFDGELIVVCDGTDRTADVVGTITARRSDLNIRCLRFQERLGKGGGVLAGLAASRAPRVGYFDADGSTSVGEMLRLFAMLDSSDAAIGSRWVPGSNLVVRQGFLRRIESRVFNLLIRLLFGLSFHDTQCGAKVFRRQAIETLLPRMVSRGFEFDVELLWRIRKAGCTITEVPIEWQNKGDSRVQKRDMIRMLLGLFAIRFGPDRQ; encoded by the coding sequence ATGACCGCTTCACCCGAGGAACATTACAGCCTCATTATACCCGCATACAACGAGGAGAAGAGGATTACCCAGCTCTTCGATGCCATATCCGGGTTTGACGGGGAACTTATCGTTGTCTGTGACGGGACGGACCGCACGGCTGACGTAGTCGGCACCATTACTGCGAGAAGGAGTGACCTGAACATCCGCTGCCTCCGATTCCAGGAGAGGCTGGGTAAAGGCGGGGGCGTCCTTGCCGGTCTTGCCGCTTCCCGGGCACCCCGTGTCGGATATTTCGATGCCGACGGTTCCACAAGTGTCGGCGAGATGCTGCGCCTCTTTGCCATGCTCGATTCTTCCGATGCCGCGATCGGTTCACGCTGGGTGCCGGGATCAAACCTCGTGGTCAGGCAGGGGTTCCTGCGGCGCATCGAGAGCCGGGTCTTCAACCTGCTTATCCGGCTCCTCTTCGGCCTCTCATTTCACGACACGCAGTGCGGGGCAAAAGTCTTCAGACGGCAGGCGATCGAGACCCTGTTACCCAGGATGGTATCCCGGGGATTCGAATTCGATGTCGAGCTTCTCTGGAGGATCAGGAAGGCAGGCTGCACGATCACTGAAGTCCCGATCGAATGGCAGAACAAGGGAGACTCCCGGGTCCAGAAACGGGACATGATCCGGATGCTCCTTGGCCTGTTTGCCATCCGCTTTGGTCCAGACCGACAATGA
- a CDS encoding PaaI family thioesterase has translation MGIDLVESGPGKAVLKMQVRPDMLNGVGWLQGGILVALADEAMALALYPMLSNGEGIATISESTSFVKGTREGIIFAEGTVLKKGRRVAFAEGEVWMENGKKVLLSRTTAAFAVTLTP, from the coding sequence ATGGGAATCGACCTGGTAGAATCCGGGCCGGGTAAAGCAGTCCTGAAGATGCAGGTCCGGCCGGACATGCTCAACGGGGTCGGATGGCTCCAGGGCGGGATCCTCGTTGCCCTTGCCGATGAGGCAATGGCGCTTGCCCTCTACCCGATGCTCTCCAATGGCGAGGGAATTGCAACAATTTCGGAGTCCACGAGTTTTGTCAAGGGAACCCGGGAAGGTATCATCTTTGCGGAGGGAACCGTTCTCAAAAAAGGGCGCCGCGTGGCCTTTGCGGAAGGGGAAGTCTGGATGGAGAATGGAAAAAAAGTCCTGCTCTCCCGCACGACCGCTGCATTCGCGGTCACTCTCACCCCCTGA
- a CDS encoding tetratricopeptide repeat protein: MKFGRILSVLAILVMIACVVQPVLADTEFDNGSAASAYYNRGSMAASSGQFDAAVELFNLALTSNTSLVAKSDTLQYIYNDKSAALTDLGRYEDAVTTADQGLALFKKAPGLWNNKGYALYKLGKYDDAVSAYKMAISIAEASNTSYPKGYINMGIALNAAGKPYDAITAFNKALELDPGNSAATAGLTEAQSAAMKTNIVLAVIVIIALGLVIWYVKFRKPADSKATSGKKDRKSKKE; encoded by the coding sequence ATGAAATTCGGACGTATCCTTTCCGTCCTGGCAATTCTTGTAATGATTGCCTGCGTCGTACAGCCGGTGCTGGCTGATACAGAGTTTGATAATGGCAGCGCGGCTTCCGCCTATTATAACCGGGGATCCATGGCCGCATCTTCAGGACAATTCGATGCAGCCGTTGAATTATTTAACCTGGCCCTCACCTCGAATACATCACTCGTCGCCAAGTCTGACACGCTCCAGTACATCTACAATGACAAGTCAGCGGCGCTCACCGATCTCGGGCGTTACGAAGATGCGGTAACAACCGCAGACCAGGGACTTGCATTGTTCAAGAAAGCCCCCGGCCTCTGGAACAACAAGGGTTATGCACTCTACAAGCTGGGTAAATATGACGATGCCGTCAGTGCTTATAAAATGGCAATCAGCATTGCTGAAGCTAGCAATACCAGCTATCCCAAGGGGTATATCAACATGGGTATTGCCCTGAACGCAGCAGGAAAGCCCTATGATGCCATTACAGCCTTCAACAAAGCCCTTGAACTTGATCCGGGTAACTCGGCTGCAACCGCCGGTCTTACTGAAGCGCAGAGCGCTGCCATGAAGACCAATATCGTGCTTGCAGTCATCGTCATCATTGCTCTCGGGCTGGTAATCTGGTATGTCAAGTTCCGGAAGCCTGCTGACAGCAAAGCCACATCCGGTAAAAAGGACAGGAAATCAAAGAAAGAGTAA
- a CDS encoding CTP synthase produces the protein MKYIIITGGVMSGLGKGITAASVGRILKNRGYRVTAVKIDPYLNIDAGTMNPAQHGEVFVLKDGSEVDLDLGNYERFLDIELTASHNITTGKVYRTVIEKERRGDFLGETVQIIPHITDQIKKCIQQAAEEEFPDGTKADICLVEVGGTVGDIESMPFLEAVRQMHGELPPHDFVLIHVTLIPEDTMGDFKTKPTQHSVKALRELGLHADIIVGRSESPIGANTKRKISAFCDLPQNAVISAATAPDTYAVPMEMEKEGIADVLSAHLGLDKNEVDTSWYRIVNKEYTNRVTVAIVSKYGIEDVYISIKESLKHAGRALSTEVKIAWLDAERYERCHLKDYDGILIPGGFGKRGIEGKIEAIKFARENKVPFLGLCLGFQLATVEYARNKAGIADATSEEFGEGSHVIAILPEQEGVNELGGTMRLGNYTADMRPGSLAHKLYGENQVTERHRHRYEVNPEYIRTLENAGMVFSATNRNRMECLELPDHPFFFATQFHPEFKSRPTRPSPPYLGFVEACRANKRTK, from the coding sequence GTGAAGTACATCATTATTACCGGCGGTGTGATGAGCGGACTGGGCAAAGGGATCACGGCTGCGTCTGTGGGCCGTATCCTGAAAAACCGGGGATACCGGGTGACCGCTGTCAAGATCGACCCCTACCTGAATATCGATGCCGGGACCATGAACCCGGCCCAGCACGGGGAGGTATTTGTATTAAAGGACGGGAGTGAAGTGGATCTCGACCTCGGGAACTACGAGCGTTTCCTGGATATCGAGCTCACGGCGTCCCATAACATTACCACCGGAAAAGTGTACCGCACGGTCATCGAAAAAGAACGCCGCGGCGATTTTCTCGGAGAGACAGTCCAGATCATCCCCCATATCACCGACCAGATCAAGAAATGTATCCAGCAGGCGGCAGAAGAAGAGTTCCCAGATGGGACAAAGGCCGATATCTGCCTCGTCGAAGTGGGAGGCACGGTTGGTGATATCGAGAGCATGCCGTTCCTCGAAGCTGTCCGCCAGATGCACGGGGAACTTCCACCTCACGATTTTGTCCTGATTCATGTCACCCTTATTCCCGAGGACACGATGGGAGACTTCAAGACGAAGCCCACCCAGCACTCAGTCAAGGCCCTGCGGGAACTGGGTCTCCATGCAGATATCATCGTGGGCAGGAGCGAGAGCCCGATCGGAGCCAACACCAAGCGCAAGATCTCGGCGTTCTGCGATCTTCCGCAGAACGCAGTCATCTCGGCCGCAACCGCCCCGGATACCTATGCAGTTCCCATGGAGATGGAAAAAGAGGGCATTGCCGATGTGCTCTCCGCACATCTCGGACTGGATAAAAATGAGGTTGATACCTCGTGGTACAGGATCGTCAACAAGGAGTACACAAACCGGGTAACCGTCGCGATTGTGAGCAAGTATGGTATTGAGGACGTATATATCAGCATCAAGGAATCCCTCAAGCATGCCGGGCGGGCACTTTCCACTGAGGTGAAAATTGCCTGGCTTGATGCCGAGCGGTACGAGCGGTGCCATCTCAAGGACTATGACGGCATCCTGATTCCCGGCGGCTTTGGCAAGCGGGGTATCGAAGGTAAGATCGAGGCGATCAAATTCGCCCGCGAGAACAAGGTTCCTTTCCTTGGTCTCTGCCTCGGGTTCCAGCTGGCAACGGTCGAGTACGCCCGGAACAAGGCCGGGATAGCTGACGCAACAAGCGAGGAGTTCGGCGAGGGCTCGCACGTAATTGCCATCCTGCCCGAGCAGGAAGGAGTCAACGAGCTGGGAGGAACAATGCGCCTTGGTAACTACACTGCGGACATGCGCCCGGGATCGCTCGCGCACAAACTTTATGGTGAGAACCAGGTAACCGAACGCCACCGCCACCGGTACGAAGTGAACCCGGAATACATCAGGACCCTGGAGAACGCAGGAATGGTCTTCTCGGCAACGAACCGGAACCGGATGGAGTGCCTCGAACTCCCCGATCATCCGTTCTTCTTTGCAACCCAGTTTCACCCGGAGTTCAAGTCCCGGCCAACCCGCCCGTCCCCGCCATACCTGGGTTTTGTCGAGGCATGCCGGGCCAACAAGCGGACAAAATAA
- the guaA gene encoding glutamine-hydrolyzing GMP synthase: MVNCEKFIPKSIAEIKAAAGNEKVVMALSGGVDSSVCAALAARAIGDNLIPIYIDTGLMRKGETERIRTIFGNIHLQIVDAGDEFIDALKGITDPEAKRKAIGERFIRVFEREARKQGARCLLQGTIYPDRIESEGGIKSHHNVGGMPLHMEFTKVIEPIRDLYKDEVRDVAGALALPKEIQHRMPFPGPGLAVRVLGEVTREKVAVIREANWIVEDELVEKYSPWQCFAALVGLGTGVKGDNRIHGWIVAIRAVNSRDGMTADPINIPFDHLTRIGSRITADIPSVARVVYDITAKPPATIEYE; the protein is encoded by the coding sequence ATGGTCAATTGCGAGAAATTCATCCCGAAATCAATAGCTGAGATAAAGGCTGCTGCCGGGAACGAGAAGGTTGTCATGGCTCTGTCTGGCGGTGTCGACAGCTCTGTCTGCGCTGCCCTTGCAGCCCGTGCCATTGGCGACAACCTGATCCCGATTTATATCGATACCGGCCTGATGCGGAAAGGAGAGACCGAGCGCATCCGTACAATATTTGGCAACATCCATCTCCAGATCGTTGATGCCGGGGACGAGTTCATTGATGCCCTTAAGGGGATTACGGATCCCGAAGCCAAGCGCAAGGCGATTGGAGAGCGGTTCATCCGTGTCTTCGAGCGCGAGGCAAGGAAGCAGGGGGCCAGGTGTCTCCTCCAGGGGACCATCTATCCCGACCGGATCGAGAGCGAGGGCGGCATAAAAAGCCACCACAATGTCGGCGGTATGCCGCTCCATATGGAGTTTACGAAAGTCATCGAGCCGATCCGCGATCTCTACAAGGATGAAGTCCGGGATGTTGCAGGCGCGCTCGCGCTCCCGAAGGAGATCCAGCACCGGATGCCGTTTCCCGGGCCCGGGCTCGCCGTGCGTGTCCTCGGTGAAGTAACCCGGGAGAAAGTCGCGGTCATCAGGGAAGCGAACTGGATTGTTGAGGATGAGCTTGTTGAAAAGTACAGCCCCTGGCAATGCTTTGCAGCGCTCGTCGGTCTGGGCACCGGTGTCAAGGGAGACAACCGTATCCATGGTTGGATTGTCGCGATCAGGGCAGTGAACTCCCGGGACGGGATGACTGCCGACCCGATCAACATTCCCTTTGACCACCTGACAAGAATCGGGTCGAGAATTACTGCAGACATCCCGAGCGTTGCCCGTGTCGTCTACGACATCACGGCAAAACCCCCGGCAACCATCGAATACGAATAA
- a CDS encoding acetylornithine/succinylornithine family transaminase encodes METTSQFKALDERYYMPAFSREIAIVKGEGSKVWDADGKEYIDCVAGIAVCSTGHCHPAVVKAICDQAHQLIHCSNLYYVPHQGEIAKKLVEVTGMHKAFFSNSGAEATDGALKLARVRTGKKKFVAFTHGFHGRTVGSLAVTHKPAIREPFEPLGMVKTFVEYGDVEGLKKVVDNDTAGIIVEPIQGEAGVIIPPDSFLEGIREVCDKTGAVMIVDEVQTGMGRTGKWLAMQHTKVQPDIVTLAKGIASGFPMGALVAREGLEFKKSEHGSTFAGGPLACAAALATTGVIEKILPDVSRKGERFARGLMKYHPRVRGLMIGITVGDKCPDIQKKCAEQGILVNCAADGNLRLVPPLTITDAEIDRVVRVIDGALGPVML; translated from the coding sequence ATGGAAACTACCAGCCAGTTCAAGGCGCTCGACGAGCGCTACTACATGCCCGCTTTCTCCCGTGAGATAGCGATCGTAAAAGGCGAAGGATCGAAAGTCTGGGATGCAGACGGGAAGGAATACATTGACTGCGTGGCAGGTATCGCCGTCTGCAGCACCGGCCACTGCCACCCGGCCGTGGTGAAGGCGATCTGCGACCAGGCACACCAGCTCATCCACTGCTCGAACCTGTATTACGTGCCCCACCAGGGAGAGATTGCAAAGAAACTCGTGGAAGTGACCGGCATGCACAAGGCCTTCTTCTCGAATTCCGGTGCCGAGGCAACGGATGGGGCACTCAAGCTCGCCCGGGTCAGGACCGGGAAGAAGAAGTTTGTTGCGTTCACGCACGGGTTCCACGGGCGTACCGTCGGGTCCCTTGCAGTGACCCACAAGCCGGCGATCCGGGAACCGTTCGAACCGCTGGGAATGGTCAAGACTTTTGTCGAATATGGTGATGTCGAAGGCCTGAAAAAAGTTGTCGACAATGATACTGCGGGTATCATCGTTGAACCGATCCAGGGAGAAGCGGGGGTTATCATCCCCCCGGACAGTTTCCTTGAAGGGATTCGCGAGGTATGCGATAAGACCGGCGCGGTCATGATCGTTGACGAAGTCCAGACCGGTATGGGACGGACCGGGAAGTGGCTGGCCATGCAGCACACGAAAGTGCAGCCAGATATTGTCACCCTTGCAAAAGGGATAGCGAGCGGGTTTCCCATGGGGGCGCTTGTTGCCCGCGAGGGACTGGAGTTCAAGAAGAGCGAGCATGGCAGCACGTTTGCCGGTGGCCCGCTTGCCTGTGCGGCAGCCCTTGCAACTACCGGCGTGATCGAGAAGATCCTCCCTGACGTGTCCCGCAAGGGAGAGCGTTTCGCCCGGGGTCTGATGAAGTATCACCCCCGCGTGCGGGGACTGATGATCGGGATTACCGTGGGAGACAAATGCCCGGATATCCAGAAGAAGTGTGCAGAACAGGGTATCCTTGTCAACTGCGCAGCGGATGGCAACCTCCGGCTGGTCCCACCGCTGACAATTACCGATGCCGAGATTGACCGCGTAGTCAGGGTTATTGATGGAGCACTTGGTCCGGTCATGTTATAA